A region from the Methanofollis liminatans DSM 4140 genome encodes:
- a CDS encoding PAS domain S-box protein has protein sequence MEEEPDTQTRILRALRFRPKGMTITEVAKQIGATRNSVSKHLEILQIAGKVDVRSIGNAKLYSLAQRVPMSAFLCFTKNLILILDGGGRIVQVNDRCQRALGRSKDDLIGLTLAEAELPVVSTPEALAVIAGLEREQVITDLRYRSGGTDLFYQMQAIPTTFDDGEKGCTLVLEDITERKRYVRNMEFLARTAMELVDLPAGADIYRYVADRVAELLPGNPKCWVESFDEVKGVFFMRALVDESLRKGAARLIGRDLVGMAFPLEEVYSSEPYFETPPHLKEMREYHFHPFFDDEKVSFHDLSARQIPEEVCDAILRTFSIGKFYSTGLVWQEQVFGMVGIGLRPDEVLENREVIESFIRQASIAIARRQTEDRLRRSEHRFREVIEFSPSAAALIDAGGRYTFLNRRFTDLFGYTLEDIPTTEAWFGKAFPDEQKRREAIAAWHSDLEGAARGEARTRTFSVRCRDGAEKAALFQPVQLCDGTHYVTCEDCHRGAAGVTGAGR, from the coding sequence ATGGAGGAAGAGCCAGACACCCAGACCCGCATCCTCCGCGCCCTCCGGTTCAGGCCGAAGGGTATGACGATCACCGAGGTGGCAAAACAGATCGGGGCGACCAGGAACTCCGTCTCGAAGCACCTGGAGATCCTGCAGATCGCCGGCAAGGTCGATGTGCGGAGCATCGGGAACGCAAAACTCTACTCGCTCGCCCAGCGGGTGCCGATGTCCGCCTTTCTCTGTTTCACGAAGAACCTGATCCTGATCCTGGACGGCGGCGGGCGGATCGTTCAGGTGAACGACCGGTGCCAGCGGGCCCTCGGGCGCTCGAAAGACGACCTGATCGGGCTGACCCTTGCAGAGGCAGAACTCCCGGTGGTCTCCACGCCGGAGGCGCTCGCGGTCATCGCGGGGCTGGAGCGGGAGCAGGTGATCACCGACCTGCGCTACCGGAGCGGGGGGACGGATCTCTTCTACCAGATGCAGGCGATCCCCACCACCTTCGACGACGGGGAGAAGGGGTGCACCCTGGTGCTGGAGGACATCACCGAGCGGAAACGGTACGTGCGGAACATGGAGTTTCTCGCCAGGACGGCGATGGAGCTCGTCGACCTCCCCGCGGGGGCAGATATCTATCGGTATGTTGCAGACCGGGTCGCAGAACTCCTGCCGGGGAACCCGAAATGCTGGGTGGAGTCCTTCGACGAGGTGAAGGGAGTGTTCTTCATGCGGGCTTTGGTCGACGAATCACTTCGTAAAGGAGCAGCACGCCTTATCGGCCGGGACCTTGTCGGGATGGCGTTTCCTCTCGAGGAGGTTTATTCGAGTGAGCCATACTTCGAAACCCCTCCTCACCTGAAAGAGATGCGCGAATACCACTTTCATCCCTTTTTCGATGACGAAAAGGTATCATTCCACGATCTCAGTGCCCGACAGATCCCAGAGGAAGTCTGCGACGCTATTCTGCGGACTTTTTCCATCGGAAAGTTTTACAGTACCGGTCTCGTCTGGCAGGAGCAGGTCTTCGGGATGGTAGGGATTGGCCTCAGGCCCGACGAGGTGCTCGAGAACCGGGAGGTGATCGAGTCCTTCATCCGCCAGGCCTCGATCGCCATCGCCCGCCGGCAGACCGAGGACCGCCTCCGCCGGAGCGAGCACCGGTTCAGGGAGGTGATCGAGTTCTCCCCGAGCGCCGCCGCCCTCATCGACGCCGGCGGCCGCTACACCTTCCTCAACCGCCGGTTCACCGACCTCTTCGGCTACACGCTCGAAGATATCCCCACCACAGAGGCGTGGTTCGGGAAGGCGTTCCCGGACGAGCAGAAGAGGAGAGAGGCGATCGCCGCCTGGCATTCGGACCTGGAGGGGGCCGCCAGGGGCGAGGCGAGGACGCGGACCTTTTCGGTGCGGTGCAGGGACGGGGCAGAGAAGGCGGCCCTCTTCCAGCCGGTGCAGCTCTGCGACGGGACGCACTACGTCACCTGCGAGGATTGTCACCGAGGAGCGGCGGGCGTAACGGGTGCTGGTCGATGA
- a CDS encoding CRISPR-associated protein Cas4, translating into MAKDDGLTGISAVTAAHFCPLRLYLDRQEEHEEPPRYAICKQVSYHLGTGPLDPAAVWAEIAAVLPYAGEAEHALFAQCIEACTDKEWIPFSDTDVPVSSPALGIRGTVDKADPALPGFAITRSSEAPLVGVHGADRLRIACYAACVRETLGIDVPGGWVEYVPSGVIRFCTPGPRDRRAMLRAIAAAKEVEAGTIPRKPLNPPCDRCPHGERCSPGPRRLSDLL; encoded by the coding sequence ATGGCGAAAGACGATGGCCTCACCGGCATCTCGGCCGTGACCGCCGCCCATTTCTGCCCTCTCCGCCTCTACCTCGACCGGCAGGAAGAGCACGAAGAGCCCCCGCGCTATGCCATCTGCAAACAGGTCTCCTACCACCTCGGCACCGGCCCCCTCGACCCGGCGGCCGTCTGGGCCGAGATCGCCGCCGTCCTCCCGTACGCCGGCGAGGCCGAGCACGCCCTCTTCGCGCAGTGCATCGAGGCCTGCACAGACAAGGAGTGGATCCCCTTCTCGGACACCGACGTCCCGGTCTCCTCCCCCGCCCTCGGGATCAGGGGCACCGTCGACAAGGCCGATCCCGCCCTCCCCGGTTTTGCGATCACCCGGTCGAGCGAGGCCCCGCTCGTCGGCGTCCACGGGGCCGACCGTCTCAGGATCGCCTGCTACGCCGCCTGCGTCAGGGAAACCCTGGGTATCGACGTCCCGGGCGGGTGGGTGGAATACGTCCCCTCGGGCGTCATCCGCTTCTGCACGCCCGGCCCCCGCGATCGAAGGGCGATGCTCAGGGCGATCGCCGCCGCAAAAGAAGTGGAGGCGGGAACGATCCCGAGAAAACCCCTCAACCCGCCGTGTGACCGCTGCCCGCACGGGGAGCGCTGCTCCCCCGGGCCCAGGCGTCTCTCAGACCTGCTCTAA
- a CDS encoding L-threonylcarbamoyladenylate synthase, translated as MDTEIIHKAVQVLRRDGLVVYPTDTIYGLGADALSEYAIERVYEAKMRPRAMPVSVAVCDCEMLAAIAVVDRAADAFIDRFLPGPVTVVLRAKSCLPEILTGGTGLIGVRFPDHPVALAIIRELDAPITATSANIHGGPDPVTVNDVHVPHDLLIDGGHLPGTPSTVVDLVHRQVLRMGAEIEEVAGFLAEMP; from the coding sequence GGTGCAGGTGCTCAGGCGCGACGGGCTTGTGGTCTACCCCACCGACACGATCTACGGACTGGGGGCCGACGCCCTCTCGGAATACGCCATCGAACGGGTGTACGAGGCGAAGATGCGGCCGCGCGCGATGCCGGTCTCGGTGGCGGTCTGTGACTGCGAGATGCTCGCGGCGATCGCCGTCGTGGACCGGGCGGCCGATGCGTTCATCGACCGGTTCCTGCCGGGCCCGGTGACGGTCGTGCTGCGGGCGAAGTCCTGCCTGCCCGAGATCCTCACCGGGGGGACGGGCCTGATCGGAGTTCGGTTCCCCGACCACCCGGTCGCCCTTGCGATCATCAGGGAACTCGACGCCCCGATCACGGCGACCTCGGCGAACATCCACGGCGGGCCCGACCCGGTGACCGTCAACGACGTCCATGTCCCGCACGACCTGCTCATCGACGGCGGGCACCTTCCGGGGACGCCGAGCACGGTGGTGGACCTGGTGCACCGGCAGGTGCTCAGGATGGGGGCGGAGATCGAGGAGGTCGCCGGGTTTCTTGCGGAGATGCCATGA
- a CDS encoding DUF7557 family protein: protein MVTTIQLQPETKSRLDGMKLHPRETYDETLNRLLDMVYDPEPLSEETLKKIEEGIADIRAGRGRPFEEVVHERGLE from the coding sequence ATGGTGACCACGATCCAGCTTCAACCAGAGACCAAGTCCCGGTTGGATGGCATGAAACTCCATCCACGAGAAACCTACGATGAGACGCTGAACCGTCTTCTCGACATGGTATATGATCCTGAACCGTTAAGCGAAGAGACCTTAAAAAAGATCGAGGAGGGAATCGCAGACATCCGGGCAGGTCGGGGTCGCCCCTTCGAAGAGGTAGTCCATGAACGGGGCCTTGAATGA
- a CDS encoding tetratricopeptide repeat protein, producing MAKYRERNPFAEITLQEANEMKYRNDYANAIEIYDQVLEIDPQNARAFHSKGNAMDLLGRYEEAISCYESALTCDPNNAETLYNKGVTLCKIGRQSEGVECIEQGVSISFGNQ from the coding sequence ATGGCGAAATACCGGGAGCGAAACCCCTTCGCGGAGATTACGCTGCAGGAAGCGAACGAAATGAAGTATCGCAACGACTATGCGAACGCTATCGAGATCTACGATCAGGTTCTTGAGATCGACCCCCAGAATGCCAGGGCGTTCCACTCAAAGGGGAATGCAATGGATCTGCTTGGCAGATATGAGGAAGCAATTTCATGCTACGAATCGGCCCTCACATGCGATCCGAACAACGCAGAAACCCTGTATAACAAAGGGGTAACCCTCTGTAAGATCGGGCGCCAGAGCGAGGGTGTCGAGTGCATCGAGCAGGGAGTGTCCATCTCGTTCGGAAATCAGTAA
- a CDS encoding HEAT repeat domain-containing protein: MPVAEMKSRKNEPERGYYIKGRFVVPVVEKQTENPEIATLMVALQKGSTYGSLQAAEKLGRIGAPAVGPLVQALVDDATTARWRIAIALASVGTAATEALIGVVNAGKDQAVNPAIWALGRIGDERAVEPLVAAMKCGRTESCRGLAAAALIKLGHPAGVAAVEEALPEADETVREFVFEEVHRN; this comes from the coding sequence ATGCCAGTTGCTGAGATGAAGAGCAGGAAGAACGAGCCCGAACGGGGTTATTACATCAAAGGACGGTTCGTGGTGCCTGTAGTCGAAAAGCAGACCGAAAATCCGGAAATCGCCACCCTTATGGTCGCCCTGCAGAAGGGGAGCACCTACGGCAGCCTGCAGGCGGCCGAGAAGCTGGGGCGGATCGGGGCGCCGGCGGTCGGCCCGCTGGTGCAGGCCCTCGTCGACGATGCGACGACCGCACGGTGGAGGATCGCCATCGCCCTTGCCAGCGTCGGGACCGCCGCCACCGAGGCCCTGATCGGCGTCGTGAACGCCGGGAAGGACCAGGCGGTGAACCCGGCGATCTGGGCGCTCGGCAGGATCGGCGACGAGCGTGCGGTGGAACCCCTGGTCGCCGCCATGAAGTGCGGCAGGACCGAGAGCTGCCGCGGTCTTGCGGCGGCGGCGCTCATAAAACTCGGGCACCCGGCCGGCGTCGCCGCGGTGGAGGAGGCGCTCCCGGAGGCGGACGAGACGGTCAGGGAGTTCGTCTTCGAGGAAGTGCACAGGAACTAA
- a CDS encoding type II toxin-antitoxin system RelE family toxin produces MIWQLIILPGAEREFKQIPDADARRIKDELYALADEPYPLSHVKKLKGHQSSPVYSLRVGQYRIILTIEGNKMVITVIEVGNRNKIYRKY; encoded by the coding sequence ATGATCTGGCAGTTGATAATCCTGCCGGGCGCCGAGCGAGAATTCAAACAGATCCCGGATGCCGATGCCCGGCGGATTAAAGATGAACTCTATGCCCTGGCAGACGAGCCGTACCCGCTCTCCCATGTTAAGAAACTGAAAGGACACCAGAGCAGTCCGGTGTACTCTCTTCGTGTGGGGCAGTACCGGATAATTCTCACAATCGAAGGCAATAAGATGGTCATCACCGTGATCGAGGTTGGAAACCGGAATAAAATCTACCGGAAGTACTGA
- a CDS encoding transposase — protein sequence MWPRHESNLRLDPGEPGPRGPLSCIEGRLSDTGTGVKNPTTRFLNRAMPADARRQAGAGQYERTDARTAYRNGYRNRSLKTRHAGAALQKPRFREFPSRQGFSGAISEPYLQDVSTGRIREMISMKRSGIS from the coding sequence ATGTGGCCCCGCCATGAATCCAACCTACGTTTGGACCCGGGAGAACCAGGGCCGCGGGGCCCATTATCATGTATCGAAGGTCGTCTTTCCGATACCGGTACCGGCGTGAAGAACCCCACAACCCGGTTCCTCAACCGGGCGATGCCCGCAGATGCACGCCGGCAGGCGGGAGCCGGGCAGTACGAACGAACCGATGCGCGTACGGCATACCGAAACGGCTACAGGAACCGATCCCTGAAGACCCGGCACGCGGGTGCCGCTCTCCAGAAGCCGCGGTTCCGGGAGTTCCCCTCGAGACAGGGATTTTCTGGCGCTATCTCCGAGCCCTATCTGCAGGATGTTTCGACCGGAAGGATCCGGGAAATGATCTCGATGAAAAGGTCCGGGATATCCTGA
- a CDS encoding Fic family protein — protein MMSERAGTLVPQKGGYAAFVPKPLPPEDLDLDEGLLLLLSKADTALARLDGVIQVLPNPDLFVAMYIKKEALLSSQIEGTQASLRGVLEFEADLKPEEDINEVREVVNYIKAMGHGMEKLEFSEFSIDLLNEIHRFLIQGTRGGYKRPGTIRAEQNWIGTAGTPIQDAVYVPPPPEMVPALMRNLERFIQQPDRIPLLIKAALIHAQFESVHPYLDGNGRMGRLLITFFLYYKGMLSKPLLYLSFYLKKHQQEYYRILNDIRYSGDWETWIAFFLRGVIETSTNSVETAKKIIGLRSDLVNTLLEKNIGGVVALKFIDVLFETPLITVSRAAEALDISRQSANALVKKFEDAGILVEITGNQRYKRYIFSDYLRIVQEGTYR, from the coding sequence ATGATGAGCGAACGGGCAGGGACCCTTGTCCCGCAAAAAGGGGGGTACGCAGCATTCGTCCCGAAACCGCTGCCGCCGGAAGACCTGGACCTCGACGAGGGGCTGCTCCTCCTGCTCTCGAAGGCCGACACCGCCCTTGCGCGGCTCGACGGCGTGATCCAGGTGCTCCCGAACCCGGACCTGTTCGTCGCGATGTACATCAAGAAAGAGGCCCTGCTCAGTTCGCAGATCGAGGGGACACAGGCGTCGCTGCGCGGCGTGCTGGAGTTTGAAGCCGACCTGAAGCCCGAAGAGGACATCAACGAAGTCCGTGAAGTCGTCAACTACATCAAGGCGATGGGGCATGGGATGGAGAAACTGGAGTTTTCAGAGTTTTCAATCGACCTTCTGAACGAGATCCACCGGTTTCTGATCCAGGGGACCAGAGGCGGATATAAAAGGCCCGGCACGATCAGAGCGGAACAGAACTGGATCGGCACCGCGGGCACACCCATACAGGACGCAGTGTATGTCCCGCCGCCGCCTGAGATGGTGCCGGCGTTGATGCGCAACCTCGAACGCTTCATCCAGCAGCCGGACAGGATCCCTCTGCTGATAAAAGCCGCCCTGATCCATGCGCAGTTTGAGTCCGTTCACCCCTATCTCGACGGAAACGGCCGTATGGGAAGGCTCCTGATCACGTTCTTTCTCTATTACAAGGGCATGCTCTCGAAACCGCTCCTCTACCTGAGTTTCTACCTGAAAAAACACCAGCAGGAATACTACCGGATCCTCAACGATATCAGGTACAGCGGGGACTGGGAAACGTGGATCGCCTTTTTCCTCAGGGGCGTGATCGAGACCTCCACCAACTCCGTCGAAACGGCGAAAAAGATCATCGGTCTCAGGTCAGACCTGGTAAATACCCTCCTGGAAAAGAATATCGGCGGCGTTGTCGCCCTTAAATTCATCGACGTGCTCTTTGAAACGCCGTTGATAACGGTTTCACGGGCGGCCGAGGCCCTCGATATCAGCCGCCAGAGTGCAAACGCCCTGGTGAAAAAGTTTGAAGATGCCGGGATCCTGGTCGAGATCACGGGGAATCAGCGATATAAGAGGTACATCTTCAGCGATTATCTGCGCATTGTTCAGGAGGGGACGTACAGGTAG
- a CDS encoding dihydrofolate reductase family protein — MSPRTIIHTTVSLDNAFTGFEIDIGLHYELLLSLHPDALLVGSTTARTGIETFMDITRPETPDERKRPAVRPDDPRPVGVFVDSRGTLNGLLHFYRGMEHLKDVVVLVSETTPEGYLAYLEEREYPFVVCGADRVDLAAAVRELEERFGFARIVSDSGAGLTDALVRAGAADEISLVVTPVVAGAGHTRIFASVDRPVGLELIGATAVGGGRVHLRYKVEKTA, encoded by the coding sequence ATGTCTCCGCGGACGATCATCCACACCACGGTCAGCCTGGACAACGCCTTCACCGGATTCGAGATCGATATCGGGCTGCACTACGAACTCCTCCTCTCCCTGCACCCTGACGCCCTCCTGGTGGGCTCGACGACGGCGCGCACCGGGATCGAGACCTTTATGGATATCACCCGGCCCGAGACCCCGGACGAGCGCAAACGCCCGGCGGTGCGTCCCGACGACCCCCGCCCGGTCGGGGTCTTCGTGGACAGTCGGGGAACGCTGAACGGGCTGCTCCACTTCTACCGGGGGATGGAGCATCTCAAGGACGTCGTGGTGCTCGTCTCCGAGACGACGCCCGAGGGCTACCTCGCGTACCTTGAGGAGCGGGAGTACCCGTTCGTCGTCTGCGGGGCCGATCGGGTGGACCTGGCGGCGGCGGTGCGGGAACTCGAGGAACGGTTCGGGTTCGCCCGGATCGTCTCGGACAGCGGGGCCGGGCTGACCGACGCCCTGGTCAGGGCCGGGGCCGCCGACGAGATCAGCCTGGTAGTCACCCCGGTGGTGGCGGGGGCGGGGCATACGCGGATCTTTGCGTCGGTGGACCGCCCGGTCGGGCTGGAACTGATCGGGGCGACGGCGGTGGGGGGCGGGCGGGTGCACCTGCGGTATAAGGTGGAGAAAACGGCGTGA
- a CDS encoding DUF308 domain-containing protein, giving the protein MKLFEETNIHREVIFILAVGLIMLVIGAVLFSVAAGALPYYRDGVYGLLLVMFGLQLQTIEKIPFGSVQRSGQLRIPGIIITLIGIVTCFIPGIFGDVPKFLVMIAFGAGGILLLLQMFFAHETSRFWKTPGGGVTAHLTVNCAAASVLEMLIAALIAVQIYLPALLSTELLAVAALLFGSALFYLAFVLQKVYSLHAEPGISTNTTGMSPGTVMGMQFGFYMLIFGCLLVPVYLGLLPYALSAMHGTLIVLLGVQALVSGVMMTFSFKRNWIFFLVGMVFVAVGAFAIIVPDTIVEFLVIFIGVFLIFAGLYLLSTLIRPKPKSEDPAKKLEGKDLLLVLVLLALALLIVIMMILLGVSMLIENLVPGIFIVIILVCFGLIQFALLYVQSIVERKHLLG; this is encoded by the coding sequence ATGAAACTATTCGAAGAGACGAACATTCACCGGGAGGTGATTTTTATTCTGGCCGTTGGCCTGATCATGCTCGTCATCGGTGCCGTGCTGTTTTCGGTCGCCGCAGGAGCATTGCCCTACTACAGGGACGGGGTGTACGGTCTCCTTCTGGTTATGTTCGGCCTGCAGCTGCAAACGATAGAAAAAATTCCGTTCGGGTCCGTGCAGAGATCAGGGCAGCTCCGTATTCCAGGGATCATCATCACCCTGATAGGTATTGTCACCTGTTTTATTCCGGGCATTTTTGGCGACGTCCCGAAGTTCCTGGTGATGATCGCCTTCGGAGCGGGCGGGATTCTGCTGCTTTTGCAGATGTTTTTTGCACATGAGACATCCCGGTTCTGGAAAACACCGGGTGGCGGGGTGACCGCGCACCTTACCGTCAACTGTGCTGCAGCCTCCGTTCTGGAGATGCTGATTGCAGCGTTGATCGCAGTGCAGATTTACCTGCCTGCCCTCCTTTCAACCGAACTTCTGGCGGTTGCCGCTCTGCTCTTCGGCAGTGCCCTGTTCTATCTTGCTTTTGTTCTGCAGAAGGTGTATTCGCTCCACGCCGAACCCGGGATATCCACAAACACTACTGGCATGTCCCCTGGTACCGTCATGGGAATGCAGTTTGGTTTCTACATGCTGATCTTCGGCTGCCTGCTGGTTCCGGTGTACCTCGGGTTACTGCCGTATGCTCTGAGCGCCATGCATGGTACCCTGATAGTGCTGCTTGGCGTTCAGGCGCTGGTCAGCGGCGTTATGATGACGTTCTCGTTCAAACGCAATTGGATTTTCTTCCTTGTGGGGATGGTGTTTGTTGCGGTCGGTGCGTTCGCCATCATTGTTCCTGACACGATTGTTGAGTTTCTTGTTATCTTTATCGGCGTTTTCCTCATTTTCGCAGGACTTTATCTCCTCTCCACCCTGATCAGGCCGAAACCGAAGTCGGAGGACCCCGCCAAAAAACTGGAAGGAAAAGATCTTCTGCTGGTGCTGGTGCTGCTTGCCCTGGCACTGCTTATTGTCATCATGATGATTCTCCTCGGCGTGTCAATGCTGATCGAAAACCTGGTTCCGGGTATTTTTATTGTCATTATTCTGGTATGCTTCGGATTGATACAGTTCGCTCTGCTCTATGTCCAGTCAATCGTAGAGAGGAAACATCTTCTCGGATAA
- a CDS encoding translocation/assembly module TamB domain-containing protein has protein sequence MPHIETIHKTCFVCHKSSEQNKIASPVHPGTAGPSGIVELEGRPEELTEIVLRNCLEVCPHCGYIAEDIGEKTSITGDDLQSPDYRRLQNPEIPTSPSLYLRAALVRLAENNPEKAVEYYISAAWCADDLANPELAVSCRRKALSLICAETKTFANIPPEKWVQVLDTLRRCGDFDSVIAHCTGLLAIADPALQQELEYERFCAKQMDNTPHTNLDAANSSRYGSRPQNAGDEFTIDGKSYSVKDDCCGRGWTWVAETRTLVLSNYHGGAIHATGDITIRLEQIDNQIDSAHGPGIHIHQGNLKLSGAMFLSINGDEGGIFVDEGTLEIAGAFLKIRTKEYGIFASGTITFTDCCVIDVRSNTTAIKSVSGGLNASKPVLKIFGMNAGIDIVGDLNQTEGIQHIESPNGCGILSRHGSLALTGCDIDFICGDTCICLENGSLSTRMMHGTLNGTSCVQVNGSCSIIGSNITVSGEDCGLFVSGDMEISYSKCESSGKNAIAVEGNLHIQNVNISASGGMGISVGGDMKCAGGILKLQGDTAMQISGNAEISNGLIMGVGKISGIVVNGSYYQSGGDVSFSGEAQDGMWISGKEMRITDGGSLTASGRKSGLDVEGDVTLENVPLLSASGNIGFTCTSLKIKSGNIKVTGEEIGLSVRGGNLIFGDTVTVNATGNVGIYTTKDIGIHGSASIQVTGQFAGIILESGNLMITDGAIDIFGDEFGILLQSGSMEVFAGIIGITNSRMTDSGGCGIAVEKGNLAAGSIMTINGESYAISVPCGEIFMRRGMIEAYGFRAGITGKSLTLKDVALTAYGKTEGAVVLTGREPWNDEGLVVLAGKSTRTANEAVYSGQKFVHAYTVHPPDAP, from the coding sequence ATGCCGCATATCGAGACCATCCACAAAACCTGTTTCGTCTGCCATAAATCATCGGAGCAGAATAAAATCGCATCTCCGGTGCATCCAGGTACAGCCGGACCGTCGGGAATAGTGGAACTTGAAGGTCGCCCGGAGGAACTGACAGAGATCGTTCTGAGAAACTGCCTTGAAGTCTGTCCGCACTGTGGATACATCGCTGAAGACATCGGGGAGAAAACATCGATCACCGGAGACGACCTGCAATCCCCCGACTACCGCCGTCTCCAGAATCCGGAAATCCCCACGTCTCCCTCCCTCTACCTGCGTGCCGCACTCGTCCGGCTGGCGGAAAACAACCCGGAAAAAGCCGTAGAGTATTATATCTCCGCCGCATGGTGCGCTGACGACCTGGCCAACCCCGAGTTAGCCGTTTCCTGCCGGAGAAAAGCCCTGTCCCTGATATGTGCCGAGACCAAAACATTTGCCAACATCCCCCCGGAAAAATGGGTTCAGGTCCTGGATACCCTGCGGCGGTGCGGGGATTTCGACAGCGTGATCGCTCACTGTACCGGTCTTCTGGCTATTGCCGACCCGGCACTGCAGCAGGAACTCGAGTACGAACGCTTCTGCGCGAAACAGATGGACAATACACCGCATACCAATCTTGATGCCGCAAACAGCAGTCGATACGGATCCAGGCCGCAAAATGCCGGGGACGAGTTCACCATCGACGGCAAATCCTACTCAGTCAAAGACGACTGTTGTGGCAGGGGATGGACCTGGGTTGCAGAAACACGCACCCTTGTCCTCTCCAACTATCACGGCGGGGCAATTCATGCAACCGGAGACATCACCATCCGGCTCGAACAGATCGACAACCAGATCGACAGTGCCCACGGGCCGGGTATTCACATTCACCAGGGAAACCTGAAACTCTCAGGTGCAATGTTTTTGTCCATTAACGGGGATGAAGGGGGGATTTTTGTTGATGAAGGCACATTGGAAATAGCGGGTGCTTTCCTTAAAATCCGGACAAAAGAGTACGGGATCTTTGCCTCGGGAACTATCACCTTCACGGACTGTTGCGTCATTGACGTCCGTTCAAACACGACGGCAATCAAATCGGTGTCGGGTGGATTGAATGCATCCAAGCCCGTCCTGAAAATCTTTGGAATGAATGCAGGAATCGACATTGTGGGAGATTTGAACCAGACTGAAGGTATTCAGCATATCGAGAGTCCCAACGGCTGCGGAATTCTGAGTCGCCACGGTTCTCTTGCACTCACTGGCTGTGATATTGACTTCATCTGCGGGGATACCTGCATCTGCCTCGAAAATGGCAGTCTCTCCACCAGAATGATGCACGGCACCCTGAATGGAACCTCCTGCGTGCAGGTAAACGGTTCGTGCAGTATTATTGGTAGCAATATAACTGTCTCCGGGGAGGACTGCGGACTTTTTGTATCCGGAGATATGGAAATTTCTTATTCTAAATGCGAATCTTCCGGAAAAAATGCCATCGCTGTTGAAGGAAACCTGCACATTCAAAATGTGAACATCTCTGCATCAGGAGGAATGGGGATCTCTGTTGGTGGCGATATGAAATGTGCCGGAGGGATCCTGAAGCTTCAAGGAGATACGGCAATGCAGATCTCAGGGAATGCAGAAATCTCCAACGGCCTGATTATGGGAGTCGGCAAAATCAGTGGTATTGTGGTGAATGGTTCCTATTACCAGTCCGGGGGAGATGTTTCTTTCTCCGGGGAGGCGCAGGACGGCATGTGGATTTCCGGAAAAGAGATGAGAATAACCGACGGAGGATCCCTCACGGCATCAGGCCGGAAAAGCGGACTGGATGTAGAAGGAGATGTAACACTGGAGAATGTTCCTCTCCTTTCCGCTTCTGGCAATATCGGATTTACCTGTACGTCGCTGAAAATTAAAAGCGGGAATATTAAAGTTACCGGTGAGGAAATCGGTCTTTCTGTGAGGGGCGGCAATCTTATTTTCGGTGACACGGTAACGGTGAATGCAACCGGCAATGTGGGGATATATACGACAAAGGATATCGGTATTCATGGAAGTGCTTCAATTCAGGTTACCGGGCAGTTTGCCGGGATTATTCTGGAGAGTGGCAATCTGATGATTACCGATGGTGCAATAGATATATTTGGAGATGAATTCGGGATATTGCTCCAGTCAGGGTCAATGGAGGTTTTTGCCGGGATTATTGGCATTACCAATTCAAGGATGACGGATTCAGGAGGCTGCGGTATTGCTGTTGAGAAAGGAAATCTGGCTGCAGGAAGTATAATGACGATTAACGGTGAGAGTTACGCGATATCAGTACCCTGCGGAGAGATTTTCATGAGACGAGGGATGATCGAGGCTTACGGTTTCCGGGCAGGTATTACGGGGAAATCCCTGACACTGAAAGATGTAGCACTTACTGCCTACGGAAAGACAGAGGGAGCGGTTGTTCTCACCGGGCGTGAGCCCTGGAATGATGAAGGACTCGTTGTTCTGGCAGGAAAATCTACCCGGACCGCGAATGAGGCGGTTTATTCCGGACAGAAATTCGTCCATGCCTATACGGTTCATCCCCCTGATGCACCGTGA
- a CDS encoding DUF3467 domain-containing protein, with product MSQHEISVNIPQALDPVYANRIQVAYKEDEFTFMFLHEIPGTNQARAKSIVSITPKHAKNLLAILARSMKDYEEKYGTIQAPSEKAGDTNVTMRGYS from the coding sequence ATGTCTCAGCACGAGATCTCGGTCAATATCCCCCAGGCGCTCGACCCGGTCTATGCGAACCGGATCCAGGTCGCATACAAGGAGGACGAGTTCACCTTCATGTTCCTGCACGAGATCCCGGGCACGAACCAGGCCCGGGCGAAGTCGATCGTCTCCATCACCCCGAAGCACGCGAAGAACCTCCTCGCCATCCTCGCACGGAGCATGAAAGACTACGAGGAGAAATACGGCACCATCCAGGCGCCCTCCGAGAAGGCCGGCGACACGAACGTGACGATGCGAGGTTACTCGTAG